Proteins encoded in a region of the bacterium genome:
- a CDS encoding response regulator: protein MGKPILIVDDSSSIRQMVSFTLKGAGYDVFEAVDGKDAFGKLQGNPSIGMIVTDLNMPNLDGIGLIRQVRASSSHKFIPIIMLTTESQESRKLEGRSAGATGWIIKPFKPEQLLAVVKKVFG from the coding sequence ATGGGAAAGCCGATCCTGATCGTGGACGACTCGAGCAGCATCCGGCAAATGGTGAGCTTCACCCTGAAGGGGGCGGGGTATGACGTTTTCGAGGCCGTGGACGGCAAGGATGCGTTCGGCAAGCTCCAGGGGAATCCCTCCATCGGGATGATCGTCACCGACCTCAACATGCCGAACCTTGACGGTATCGGCCTCATCCGCCAGGTGAGGGCGTCGTCCTCCCACAAATTCATTCCGATCATCATGCTGACGACCGAGTCCCAGGAGTCGAGGAAACTGGAAGGACGGTCGGCCGGGGCCACCGGATGGATCATCAAGCCCTTCAAGCCGGAACAGCTGCTCGCGGTCGTCAAGAAGGTGTTCGGATGA
- a CDS encoding chemotaxis protein CheA, producing MNDRHGSAFRDEAHELLVELEISLLALEEEPDDAESIGRVFRAMHTIKGSGAMFGFDEIAAFTHEVETVFDLVRKGEMAVTKELINLTLAARDRIKAMLDGDGGAEDPGAERANAIIASLRALLPGDDRKAPAAAADPASPRPGPTPEARDGDATFIYRIRFRPPPDVFLRGTDPVGLLDELRRMGECTVVAETDAVPSLDELNPELCYVYWDLLLSTAQKIEAIRDVFIFVEDDSTLTIDIVDAGESSPGDYKKMGEILVERGDLSPEALDAVLGRQKRIGEMLVEAGVTTESKVKSAHLEQQRVKEQREKRQAAESAASIRVPAERLDTLVNLVGELVTVQARFSQTAGTRKDAELSAIAEEVERLTWELRDNAMNIRMLPIGTTFSKFKRLLRDLSAELGKDVELTTEGAETELDKTVIEKLNDPLVHLIRNCIDHGIEMPDVRESLGKPRRGTVHLSAVHSGANVLLRIRDDGAGLDKEAIRAKAVERGMIAPGVELSDKELFGLVLLPGFSTATKVTNVSGRGVGMDVVKRAIEALRGTIEFDSRRGAGTTITVRLPLTLAIIDGLLVNIGEGYFVIPLSAVEECVELTREDAARFHGRDIANVRGRLIPYIRLREQFVVSGDPPSIEQIVITEVDGDRVGLVVDRVIGELQTVIKSLGRVYRDVSGISGSTILGDGTVALILDVPNLVKEAERQEYSLVR from the coding sequence ATGAACGACCGGCACGGGTCCGCCTTCAGGGACGAGGCGCACGAACTCCTCGTCGAGCTGGAAATCTCCTTGCTGGCGCTCGAGGAGGAACCGGACGACGCGGAGTCCATCGGCCGCGTCTTCCGGGCGATGCACACGATCAAGGGATCGGGCGCGATGTTCGGGTTCGACGAGATCGCCGCGTTCACCCACGAGGTCGAGACGGTCTTCGACCTGGTGCGCAAGGGAGAGATGGCCGTCACCAAGGAACTCATCAACCTGACGCTTGCGGCCCGCGACCGGATCAAGGCGATGCTGGACGGGGACGGCGGCGCGGAGGACCCCGGCGCGGAGCGGGCCAATGCGATCATCGCCTCCCTGCGGGCGCTGCTTCCCGGCGACGACAGGAAAGCGCCCGCCGCGGCGGCCGACCCCGCGAGCCCACGGCCCGGGCCGACGCCGGAAGCGAGGGACGGCGACGCGACCTTCATCTACCGGATCCGCTTCCGGCCCCCCCCGGACGTCTTCCTTCGCGGCACCGACCCGGTGGGGCTTCTCGACGAGCTCCGCCGGATGGGCGAGTGCACGGTGGTCGCGGAGACGGACGCCGTCCCCTCCCTCGACGAACTCAACCCCGAGCTCTGCTACGTGTACTGGGACCTGCTCCTGAGCACGGCCCAAAAGATTGAGGCCATCCGGGACGTTTTCATCTTCGTAGAGGACGACAGCACGCTGACGATCGACATCGTCGATGCGGGCGAAAGCTCCCCCGGCGACTACAAGAAGATGGGCGAGATCCTGGTGGAGCGGGGCGATTTGTCGCCGGAGGCGCTCGACGCGGTGCTGGGCCGGCAGAAGCGGATCGGCGAGATGCTGGTCGAGGCCGGGGTGACCACGGAGAGCAAGGTCAAGTCCGCCCACCTGGAACAGCAGCGCGTCAAGGAGCAGCGGGAGAAACGCCAGGCGGCGGAGTCCGCGGCGAGCATCCGCGTGCCGGCGGAGAGGCTGGACACGCTCGTGAACCTGGTCGGCGAACTTGTGACCGTCCAGGCCCGTTTCAGCCAGACGGCCGGAACGCGGAAAGACGCGGAGCTTTCCGCCATCGCGGAGGAAGTGGAGCGGCTGACCTGGGAGCTGCGCGACAACGCCATGAACATCCGGATGCTCCCCATCGGGACGACGTTCAGCAAGTTCAAGCGCCTGCTGCGGGACCTGTCCGCAGAGCTGGGGAAGGACGTCGAGCTTACCACGGAGGGCGCGGAGACGGAGCTCGACAAGACCGTCATCGAGAAGCTCAACGACCCGCTGGTACACCTCATCCGGAACTGCATCGACCACGGGATCGAGATGCCCGATGTCCGGGAGTCGCTCGGAAAGCCGAGGCGCGGGACGGTGCACCTGTCCGCCGTCCACTCCGGGGCGAACGTCCTCCTCCGGATCCGGGACGACGGCGCCGGGCTGGACAAGGAGGCCATCCGCGCCAAGGCAGTGGAGCGGGGCATGATCGCACCGGGAGTCGAACTTTCCGACAAGGAGCTCTTCGGGCTGGTTCTCTTGCCCGGGTTCTCCACGGCGACGAAGGTCACGAACGTATCGGGCCGGGGCGTGGGAATGGACGTCGTGAAGCGTGCGATCGAAGCGCTGCGGGGGACGATCGAATTCGACAGCCGCCGGGGCGCCGGCACGACGATCACGGTCAGGCTGCCCCTGACCCTGGCCATCATCGACGGGCTTCTCGTGAACATCGGCGAAGGCTATTTCGTAATTCCCTTGTCCGCCGTCGAGGAGTGCGTGGAGCTGACACGGGAGGACGCGGCAAGGTTTCACGGGCGGGACATTGCGAACGTCAGGGGGCGGCTCATCCCCTACATCCGCCTGAGGGAACAGTTCGTCGTGTCGGGAGATCCTCCTTCCATTGAGCAGATCGTCATCACGGAGGTGGACGGGGACCGGGTCGGCCTCGTCGTGGACCGCGTGATCGGCGAGCTCCAGACCGTGATCAAGTCCCTGGGGCGCGTCTACAGGGACGTCAGCGGGATCTCCGGCTCCACGATCCTGGGCGACGGGACCGTGGCCCTGATCCTCGACGTCCCGAATCTCGTCAAGGAAGCGGAGAGGCAGGAATATTCGCTGGTCCGATAG
- a CDS encoding STAS domain-containing protein codes for MIEIRADDTGKRGVVIFRESLTVSNASETRTVMLDALGRYEELFLEVDGVPEVDLCGLQLLCAARRTGSNRSRRIVFSSQASAAFRLAAARAGGCFRRECGSGDDACPWQEGNR; via the coding sequence GTGATCGAGATCCGGGCGGACGACACGGGCAAGCGGGGAGTGGTGATCTTCCGGGAGAGTCTGACCGTCTCCAATGCATCGGAAACCCGGACCGTGATGCTGGATGCCTTGGGCCGGTACGAGGAACTGTTTCTGGAGGTGGACGGAGTCCCGGAGGTCGACCTTTGCGGCCTTCAACTGCTTTGCGCCGCGCGGCGGACGGGGTCGAATCGATCCCGGCGAATCGTGTTTTCGAGCCAGGCGTCCGCCGCTTTCCGTCTTGCGGCGGCCAGGGCGGGTGGCTGTTTCCGCCGGGAATGCGGCTCCGGAGACGATGCCTGCCCGTGGCAGGAGGGGAACCGCTGA
- a CDS encoding methyl-accepting chemotaxis protein produces MAFPAVLTAYFSRFGSDSTISGDKSRIPPPGDVDLLLPDSWTGRIRSLADALRSLGRDTEGGILSLGAGLQALDAQAGEIATTAGGVASAMSGEEIASAIGELRGLLDGIQGYLSRTDRETGISEKKLHEIVHLLGRSIECMEGFTKIVKKLRILGISTRIESARLAKGGVDFDALAEDVERLSVLVESKLGEILSREQALDRLIRETLSRVLSLETEQRQRTRRILDEVRAGLSALVGIRDKYACAASVIVDRYGEVSKNISEVVRSMQFHDIMRQQVEHVGEALEEMVAGYATESGGDPAEEADGRNRRMVRRTADICELQAAHAERASATFVEAVDTVVGNLRKMAGNVTGILLEAREEADDAGGSGETVLSGIELGLRSIASSLEESAGARRKLSEATQSVAVGVEDMGTLVNDIEEIGSEVELIALNARVKAAHTGDDGAALGVLAESIQGLSMDARNQTAKVSDAFRRILSAAGELRAGIASSNAGEAAESGLGGIVGDLERLLGALHSMGAGVESLLARMDGPARALAGDIDALVAGIDVHHTVNRVLTEAASRLKEIEREASALVPDHDGGDKARNLALHRERYTMQGERSVHQAVLDSSAPAAEPVNHGGLGDNVELF; encoded by the coding sequence ATGGCCTTCCCGGCAGTATTGACGGCATATTTCTCCAGGTTCGGCAGCGATTCCACCATATCGGGAGACAAGTCCCGGATTCCACCGCCCGGTGATGTGGATCTCCTCCTTCCGGATAGCTGGACCGGACGGATCCGATCCCTCGCCGATGCGCTGCGTTCGCTTGGCCGCGACACCGAAGGGGGGATTCTTTCCCTCGGCGCCGGCCTGCAGGCGCTCGACGCCCAGGCCGGAGAGATCGCGACAACGGCAGGCGGGGTCGCCTCGGCGATGTCCGGGGAAGAGATCGCCTCGGCCATCGGAGAACTCCGGGGCTTGCTGGACGGGATCCAGGGCTATCTGTCCCGAACCGACCGCGAGACCGGGATCTCCGAGAAGAAACTCCACGAGATTGTCCACCTGCTCGGCAGATCCATCGAATGCATGGAAGGGTTCACGAAAATCGTCAAGAAGCTCCGGATCCTGGGAATCTCCACGAGGATCGAAAGCGCGCGCCTCGCAAAGGGAGGAGTCGATTTCGACGCCCTCGCGGAAGACGTCGAGAGGCTCTCCGTCCTCGTGGAGTCCAAGCTCGGGGAGATCCTGTCGAGGGAACAGGCCCTCGATCGCCTGATCCGGGAGACCCTGTCCAGGGTCCTTTCCCTGGAGACGGAACAACGACAACGCACGCGGCGGATTCTCGACGAGGTCCGGGCCGGACTTTCGGCCCTCGTCGGCATCCGGGACAAGTACGCCTGCGCCGCAAGCGTCATCGTGGACCGGTACGGCGAGGTCTCGAAGAACATCAGCGAGGTCGTACGATCGATGCAGTTCCACGACATCATGCGCCAGCAGGTCGAGCATGTCGGCGAAGCCCTCGAGGAGATGGTCGCCGGGTACGCGACGGAGAGCGGCGGCGATCCGGCGGAAGAAGCCGACGGCCGGAACCGGCGGATGGTTCGCCGGACCGCGGATATTTGCGAACTTCAGGCCGCCCACGCCGAAAGAGCAAGCGCGACCTTCGTCGAAGCCGTCGACACGGTCGTCGGGAACCTTCGGAAGATGGCCGGCAACGTGACGGGCATCCTGCTGGAGGCGCGCGAGGAGGCGGACGACGCCGGCGGTTCGGGGGAGACGGTGCTGTCCGGGATAGAGCTGGGGCTGCGCTCGATCGCATCCTCCCTCGAGGAGAGCGCGGGAGCCCGGCGGAAGCTTTCCGAAGCGACGCAGTCGGTGGCGGTGGGCGTGGAAGACATGGGGACGCTCGTGAACGACATCGAGGAGATCGGGTCGGAGGTCGAACTGATCGCCCTCAACGCCCGGGTAAAGGCCGCGCACACGGGCGATGACGGCGCGGCGCTCGGGGTCCTGGCCGAGTCGATACAGGGATTGTCGATGGATGCTCGGAACCAGACCGCCAAGGTGTCCGATGCGTTCCGGAGGATCCTCTCCGCCGCCGGCGAACTGCGCGCGGGCATCGCTTCCTCCAACGCCGGCGAGGCGGCCGAATCCGGCCTCGGCGGGATCGTCGGTGATCTCGAGAGGCTTCTTGGGGCATTGCACAGCATGGGCGCCGGCGTCGAATCCCTCCTGGCTCGAATGGACGGTCCGGCGCGCGCCCTGGCGGGCGATATCGACGCGCTCGTCGCCGGTATCGACGTCCACCACACCGTGAACCGGGTTCTTACGGAGGCGGCATCGCGCCTGAAGGAGATCGAGAGGGAAGCGAGCGCTCTTGTCCCGGATCACGATGGGGGCGACAAGGCAAGGAACCTGGCGCTGCATCGGGAGAGATACACGATGCAGGGAGAGCGTAGCGTCCACCAGGCGGTCCTGGATTCTTCGGCACCGGCGGCAGAGCCGGTGAACCACGGCGGGCTCGGCGACAACGTGGAACTTTTCTGA